Below is a window of Acidimicrobiia bacterium DNA.
TGGCCGCTGACCGCCTCGGGAGCCTGGCTGGTCGCCGGGTGCTGGTGCTCGGAACGGGGGAGATGGGAGCGGCGATGGTGCTCGGGCTGGCGAAGGCCGGCAGCGAGATTTTGCTGGCCAACCGGAGCGAGGAGAAGGCCACGGAGTTGGCCGCCCGCGTGGGGGGGCGGTCCGTCCTGCTCATCGACGTGCCCGCCGCGATCACCAACATCGACGTGCTGCTTTCCTCCACCGGGGCGGCCGCCCCGCTGTTGGGAGCCGATGACGTAGAAACCGCGGTCGCCGCCCGGGGTGGTCGGCCGTTACTCATCGTGGACATTGCCGTTCCTCGAGACATCGATCCCGCAGTAGGGCACCTCCCCGGGGTCACCTTGCTTGATATGGATGACCTCCGCGGGTTTGCCGACGCCGGGATTGCCGCCCGTCGCTCGGCGGCGGCGTTGGTCCAGGAGATTCTCGACAACGAACTCGACCGCTACCTCGGCGACACCTCCGCTCGGCAGGTGGCCCCCATGATCGTGGCCCTGCGCGAGCGGGCTGAGGAACTCCGCCAAGCCGAACTTGGTCGTTTCGGTGGTCGGCTCAACGGCCTTGATGCCGCGCAGGCCGAGGCGGTGGAGGGTCTGACCCGGGGAATCATCAGCAAGTTGTTGCACGACCCCTCGGTGGTTCTGAAAGACGCCGCCGGTTCACCCCGCGGTGATCGCTTGGTGGCATCATTGCGCGAGCTTTTCGGTCTCGACGACAACGCCGCGCCGCCGCAATAGTGCGCCCCCTCCGGGCGGCTACGCGCGGAAGTCCCTTGGCCCGGTGGCAGGCCGAGCATGTGGCGGCCCTGCTCGGTGCGGCCGACCCCCGCATCACCGTGGAATTGGTGGTGGTGGAGACACAGGGCGATCGTCAACTCGACCGTCCCATCTGGGAAATCGGGGGCAAGGGTGTGTTCGTGAAAGAGGTGCAGGCCGCCGTGCTCGATGGACGCGCCGACCTAGCGGTGCACAGCGCCAAGGACCTCCCCTCCCTGAGCGCACCGGGTCTGGTGATGGCGGCGGTGCCTGAGCGCGGCGACGCCCGCGATGCGTTGGTGGGGTGCCGCCTGGCTGACTTGCCCGTCGGGGCCGAGGTGGCCACGGGATCGCTTCGGCGCCAGTCGCAACTTGCCGCCGCGCGCCCGGATCTGCGCTTTGTGGGTCTACGAGGCAACATGCACACGCGCCTCGCCAAGGCGGCTGATCACGCGGCCATCGTGGTGGCGGCCGTCGCGCTGGATCGTTTGGGCTTGGCCGAGCACATCGCCGAACGGATCTCCACCGACGTGGTGCTTCCCCAGGTGGGCCAGGGTGCCTTGGCCATCGAGTGCCGGGCGGGCGAGAACCTCGCCGACGTGCTGGCCGCCATCGAGCACGCCGACTCCCGACGGTGCGTCGATGCCGAGCGCGCCTTTCTCGCTGCACTCGGTGGCGACTGCTCCTTGCCGGCGGCGGGCTACGCCACGATCTCCGGCGGTGAGGTGACCATCGAGGGGCGTCTGCTGTCGGTGGATGGTGGCACGGTCCTTCGCCAGACCGGCCGGGACGGCGCTGCGGTGGCGCGCCATCTCCTCGCCCACGGTGGTCACGAGCTCCTGGGCCGGTGAGGGTTCGTCGAGGGGGAGGGGCGTTCCCGGCCCGTTGGGGGGAGGGGGCGGTCTACCGTGCGGGCCATGGTGATCCTGCGTTCGGTTGCCCTTCAGGGGGCGGGGTGAGTCGATGACCGTCTACCTGGTCGGGGCCGGTCCGGGCGACCCTGGTCTGTTGACGGTACGGGCCGCCGAAGTGCTGCGCCGGGCCGATGTGGTGATCTCCGACCGACTGTCGGTGGCGGCCCTGTTGGAGTTGGCGCCCGCTGATGCGGAGCGGATCAGTGTGGGCAAGGCTCCCGGCCGGGTGACGATGACCCAGGACAAGATCAATGCCCTCCTGGTGGAGAAGGGTCGTCAGCACGCCACTGTCGTGCGTCTCAAAGGAGGCGACCCGTTTGTGTTCGCGCGAGGGGGAGAGGAGGCGGCGGCCCTGGCGGCGGCGGGTGTGGTCTTTGAGATCGTGCCGGGGATCACTTCGGCGATCGCCGCGCCCGCCTACGCCGGCATCCCTCTCACCCTGCGGCACAGTTCCACCTCCTTCACGGTGGTCACCGGCCATGAGGACCCCGCCGTGGGCGAGGACGGATCGGTCGACTGGCGGGCGGTGGCTCACCTCGGCGGCACCATTGTGATCCTGATGGGGGTGGCCCGCATCGGCCGTATTGCGGCGGAGTTGATGGCGGGGGGGTTGTCGCCGCTCACCCCCGCGGCGGCGGTGCGTTGGGGCACCCGAGCCAACCAGCGCACCGTGCGCGCCACCCTCGCCACCCTGGCCGATCATGATCTCCTGGCCCCGTCGGTGATCGTGGTGGGTGAGGTGGCCG
It encodes the following:
- the hemC gene encoding hydroxymethylbilane synthase; its protein translation is MRPLRAATRGSPLARWQAEHVAALLGAADPRITVELVVVETQGDRQLDRPIWEIGGKGVFVKEVQAAVLDGRADLAVHSAKDLPSLSAPGLVMAAVPERGDARDALVGCRLADLPVGAEVATGSLRRQSQLAAARPDLRFVGLRGNMHTRLAKAADHAAIVVAAVALDRLGLAEHIAERISTDVVLPQVGQGALAIECRAGENLADVLAAIEHADSRRCVDAERAFLAALGGDCSLPAAGYATISGGEVTIEGRLLSVDGGTVLRQTGRDGAAVARHLLAHGGHELLGR
- a CDS encoding glutamyl-tRNA reductase, translating into MSVVVIGLNHRSTPLDLLERMAIGDARLPKALHDLITREDVSEAVVLSTCNRTEVYVAAERFHGAYRDVREFFAEVAFLAPEDFADHLYVHHDASAASHLFAVAAGLDSAVLGESEILGQVKAAWEIARDEGASGPVLNLLFRHALEAGKRARTDTGIARSITSVSQAAVAMAADRLGSLAGRRVLVLGTGEMGAAMVLGLAKAGSEILLANRSEEKATELAARVGGRSVLLIDVPAAITNIDVLLSSTGAAAPLLGADDVETAVAARGGRPLLIVDIAVPRDIDPAVGHLPGVTLLDMDDLRGFADAGIAARRSAAALVQEILDNELDRYLGDTSARQVAPMIVALRERAEELRQAELGRFGGRLNGLDAAQAEAVEGLTRGIISKLLHDPSVVLKDAAGSPRGDRLVASLRELFGLDDNAAPPQ